The proteins below are encoded in one region of Sulfolobus islandicus Y.N.15.51:
- a CDS encoding MaoC family dehydratase — MSSTKTSPLTFDDFEIGMKFVSPRITVTDAHIVLFAGLSGDFNPLHVDDVFAKKTIFGSRIAHGLLTITLLSGHMGMLVAGTAIAFLEMHTKFLKSVRVGDTIYGEAEVIDKKPVEKYNGGVVTIRSLIKNQNNEIVVESESKLLVTRVRMY, encoded by the coding sequence ATGTCCTCAACTAAAACATCGCCTCTAACTTTCGATGATTTCGAAATAGGGATGAAATTCGTATCTCCTAGGATAACGGTAACAGATGCTCACATAGTCCTTTTTGCAGGATTAAGTGGTGATTTTAACCCTTTACATGTAGATGATGTCTTCGCTAAGAAAACTATATTTGGAAGTAGAATTGCTCATGGATTATTAACTATAACTTTACTTTCTGGACATATGGGTATGTTAGTTGCTGGAACTGCGATAGCATTTCTAGAAATGCATACTAAATTCTTAAAATCTGTTAGGGTTGGAGATACAATTTATGGAGAAGCTGAGGTGATAGATAAAAAACCAGTCGAAAAGTACAATGGCGGTGTAGTAACAATAAGATCCCTTATAAAAAACCAAAATAACGAAATTGTGGTAGAATCTGAGTCTAAACTTTTAGTTACAAGGGTAAGAATGTATTAA
- a CDS encoding Zn-ribbon domain-containing OB-fold protein gives MGVTEIRGKQFNEIDKKALEQIDLLIKNSGMPIMRDLKNTNLLWVDVRELTQRFMIPIGRIYKFFDQLSKGKIVGTKCPKCGSIYFPPQDDCTKCKVSGLDTIELSGEGELLTYTIITVKPVSFMHYQDYIVGIARLKEGINILAWVNEKPEDIKVGMKVKVNIVRREPEGYFIYELRKVQ, from the coding sequence ATGGGCGTTACTGAGATTAGAGGGAAGCAATTTAATGAAATCGATAAAAAGGCTTTAGAGCAGATAGATCTACTAATCAAGAATAGTGGAATGCCTATAATGAGAGATTTAAAGAATACCAATCTTCTTTGGGTAGACGTTAGGGAGTTAACACAGAGATTTATGATTCCTATAGGGAGAATATATAAGTTTTTTGACCAGTTATCTAAGGGAAAAATTGTAGGAACTAAATGCCCTAAATGCGGTTCAATATACTTCCCTCCTCAAGATGACTGTACTAAGTGTAAAGTATCTGGTCTTGATACTATAGAGCTCTCTGGAGAGGGAGAATTATTAACTTACACGATCATAACCGTTAAACCTGTTAGTTTCATGCACTATCAAGACTACATAGTTGGTATAGCAAGGCTGAAAGAGGGAATAAATATTTTAGCGTGGGTTAATGAGAAACCTGAAGATATAAAAGTGGGAATGAAGGTAAAAGTAAATATAGTGAGGAGGGAACCCGAGGGCTATTTTATATACGAGTTAAGAAAAGTCCAGTAA
- a CDS encoding thiolase domain-containing protein, whose amino-acid sequence MVDVAIVGTGHSKFGNRTDVNLQELAWEAVKQALEESNLDQKDIDMFVVGNAGGWSSEPLSAIVIGEYCNLAPKGTMRVEAACATGSAALRIAYQAIKSGDAKMAMVIGVEQMHQSPNPVAVEMMGRAGNYFWEFENFGLTFPGYYGLYATRRMAKFGMKEEDLGQIAIKNHYYGSFNPYAMFQKQIKMDEYMKSRVVAYPLKVYDACPITDGAAAIILASEEVAKKITDSPVWIVSQGFKSGTANLSKRDDFISIDAARLAAEEAYKKAKIDFENSWKYFDVADVHDCFTIAEIMAYEDLGFAKRGEGHLLAREEQTYIGGKIPINVDGGLKAKGHPIGATGVSMAVSITRQLLYRAHKGTQVEVRNGMGITHNVGGTGHYAYVTIFSTKKPSV is encoded by the coding sequence ATGGTAGATGTTGCAATAGTAGGTACTGGTCACAGCAAATTCGGAAATAGAACAGATGTTAATCTCCAGGAACTAGCATGGGAAGCGGTAAAACAAGCCTTAGAGGAGTCTAATTTAGACCAGAAGGATATAGATATGTTCGTGGTAGGCAATGCTGGTGGGTGGAGTTCAGAACCTCTTTCCGCGATAGTAATAGGAGAGTATTGTAATTTAGCACCTAAAGGGACCATGAGAGTTGAAGCTGCCTGTGCTACTGGCAGTGCAGCCTTAAGAATAGCTTACCAAGCAATTAAGTCAGGGGATGCTAAAATGGCAATGGTAATTGGAGTAGAGCAAATGCACCAATCACCTAATCCAGTTGCCGTAGAAATGATGGGGAGAGCTGGGAATTACTTCTGGGAATTTGAGAATTTCGGATTAACTTTCCCTGGATATTATGGACTCTATGCAACACGTCGTATGGCTAAATTCGGAATGAAGGAAGAGGATTTAGGACAAATTGCTATTAAAAATCACTATTACGGTAGCTTTAATCCCTATGCCATGTTTCAAAAACAAATAAAAATGGACGAATATATGAAGTCCAGAGTTGTAGCTTATCCATTAAAGGTATACGATGCTTGCCCAATAACTGATGGTGCTGCGGCTATAATATTGGCATCAGAAGAAGTAGCTAAAAAAATAACAGACTCTCCAGTATGGATAGTTTCACAAGGGTTTAAATCTGGAACAGCTAATTTATCTAAAAGAGACGATTTCATATCAATAGATGCCGCAAGATTGGCTGCTGAGGAAGCGTATAAGAAGGCTAAAATTGATTTTGAGAATAGTTGGAAGTATTTCGACGTAGCAGATGTGCATGATTGTTTCACAATAGCGGAGATAATGGCATATGAAGATTTAGGATTCGCAAAAAGAGGTGAGGGACATTTACTAGCTAGGGAAGAGCAAACATACATAGGTGGAAAAATACCAATAAACGTTGATGGAGGGTTGAAAGCAAAGGGACACCCAATAGGGGCAACTGGAGTAAGCATGGCAGTATCAATAACAAGACAATTATTATATAGAGCACACAAAGGAACACAAGTAGAAGTTAGGAACGGTATGGGAATAACACACAACGTAGGAGGAACGGGACACTACGCATATGTTACAATATTTTCCACAAAGAAGCCTTCAGTGTGA